Proteins encoded in a region of the Vicia villosa cultivar HV-30 ecotype Madison, WI linkage group LG5, Vvil1.0, whole genome shotgun sequence genome:
- the LOC131603503 gene encoding U-box domain-containing protein 6-like isoform X2, whose product MCKTLSIVYCKVLSIFPSLEAARPRSKTGIQALCSLHVALEKAKNVLHHCSVCSKLYLAVTGDSVLLKFEKAKCALEDSLRRVEDIVPQSIGYQVQEIVNEFASVEFALDPLEKQVGDDLIALLQQGKKFDEDSESYELESFHQAATRLGITSSRAALAERRALKKLIDKARAEEDKRKESIVAYLLHLMRKYSKLFRNEFSDDTDSQGSGPCSPTVQGSNEDGVPVSHNQAFGRQLSKLSSFSFTPNNTMEPGQMALPPEELRCPISLQLMYDPVIIASGQTYERVCIEKWFGDGHNNCPKTQQNLPHLCLTPNYCVKGLVASWCEQNGIPIPEGPPESLDLNYWRLVISESESANSRSVNSVSSCKLKGVRVVPLEESCNSKEYGENEAESVSAQEEDTEQYVNFLKVLTEENNWKGKYEVVDKLRLLLRDDEEARILMGANGFVEALVLFLQSALHERNLMAQESGAMALFNIAVNNDRNKEIMLSAGVLSLLEEMISSTSSYGCATALYLNLSCLEEAKPMIGMSQAVRFLTQLLQSDYDIQYKHDSLHALYNLSTLPSNIPYLLSSGIVNGLQSLLVDQGDDCTWTEKCIAILINLATSQVGREEMVSTPGLISALASILDTDELEVQEQAVSCLLILCNRSEQCSDMVLQEGVIPALVSISVNGTSRGQEKAQKLLMLFRQQRRDESPVEAHECPPETSDLSVPPAEMKPLCKSMTRRKTGKGFGFFWRSKSYSVYQC is encoded by the exons ATGTGCAAGACTCTTTCTATAGTATATTGCAAAGTATTGTCAATATTTCCCTCTTTAGAAGCAGCTAGGCCTAGGAGTAAAACCGGAATTCAGGCATTATGTTCATTGCATGTTGCCTTGGAGAAAGCCAAGAATGTTCTTCATCATTGCTCAGTGTGCAGTAAACTTTACCTG GCTGTAACTGGGGACTCCGTTCTCCTAAAATTTGAGAAGGCTAAATGTGCTCTTGAAGATAGTCTTAGGCGGGTGGAAGATATTGTTCCACAATCCATTGGATATCAG GTTCAGGAGATTGTGAATGAATTTGCAAGTGTGGAATTTGCACTTGACCCCTTAGAGAAGCAAGTTGGTGATGATCTAATTGCATTGCTCCAGCAGGGCAAGAAGTTTGACGAAGATAGTGAAAGTTATGAGCTTGAATCTTTTCACCAGGCTGCTACTAGACTTGGAATCACATCTTCAAGAGCAGCTCTTGCCGAAAGAAGAGCTCTCAAGAAACTTATAGACAAGGCTCGGGCTGAGGAGGACAAACGAAAGGAATCAATTGTTGCATATCTTTTGCATCTTATGAGGAAGTACTCCAAGTTATTCAGAAATGAGTTTTCAGACGATACTGATTCTCAGGGTTCTGGTCCTTGTTCTCCCACTGTTCAGGGATCTAATGAGGACGGTGTTCCCGTTTCTCATAATCAGGCTTTTGGCAGACAGCTTTCAAAACTTAGTTCCTTTAGTTTCACGCCAAATAATACTATGGAGCCGGGGCAGATGGCTCTACCACCTGAGGAGTTAAGGTGTCCAATATCTCTGCAACTTATGTATGATCCAGTTATTATTGCTTCGGGGCAAACATATGAAAGGGTTTGCATAGAGAAATGGTTCGGTGATGGGCACAACAACTGCCCAAAGACCCAACAGAATCTTCCACATCTTTGCTTGACTCCTAATTACTGTGTTAAGGGTCTTGTTGCTAGTTGGTGCGAACAAAATGGAATTCCTATTCCCGAAGGCCCTCCTGAGTCTCTTGATCTTAACTACTGGAGATTGGTAATATCAGAGTCTGAGTCTGCAAATTCAAGATCTGTAAATAGTGTCAGCTCTTGCAAACTGAAGGGTGTCAGAGTGGTTCCTTTAGAAGAGAGTTGTAACTCAAAGGAATATGGGGAAAATGAAGCTGAAAGTGTATCTGCACAAGAGGAAGACACCGAGCAGTATGTTAATTTTCTGAAAGTCTTGACTGAGGAGAACAATTGGAAGGGGAAATATGAAGTGGTAGATAAGTTAAGGCTGTTGCTGAGGGATGATGAAGAAGCTAGGATTCTTATGGGGGCTAATGGGTTTGTTGAAGCACTTGTTCTGTTTTTACAATCGGCTTTACATGAAAGGAATTTGATGGCTCAGGAAAGCGGAGCAATGGCTCTTTTCAACATAGCTGTGAATAATGACAG AAATAAGGAGATTATGTTATCAGCTGGAGTTTTATCTTTGTTGGAGGAGATGATTTCTAGCACTAGTTCTTATGGTTGTGCAACTGCTCTATATCTGAATCTCTCTTGCCTTGAAGAAGCCAAACCTATGATTGGCATGAGCCAGGCTGTACGGTTCCTAACCCAGCTCCTTCAATCTGACTATGACATTCAATACAAGCATGATTCTCTCCATGCTCTCTATAATCTTTCTACTTTGCCCTCCAATATTCCATACTTACTTTCATCTGGCATTGTTAATGGCCTACAATCCCTTCTTGTAGACCAGGGTGATGATTGTACATGGACAGAAAAATGCATAGCTATTTTGATAAATTTAGCCACTTCTCAAGTTGGCAGGGAGGAAATGGTATCAACTCCTGGACTAATTAGTGCACTGGCTTCAATATTGGACACTGATGAGCTCGAAGTGCAGGAGCAAGCTGTCTCTTGCCTCCTAATTTTGTGCAATAGAAGTGAGCAGTGTTCTGATATGGTCCTGCAAGAAGGAGTTATACCTGCACTGGTATCAATATCAGTGAATGGGACCTCAAGAGGACAAGAAAAAGCTCAGAAACTCCTGATGCTGTTCCGACAGCAGCGACGAGATGAATCACCTGTTGAGGCTCACGAGTGTCCGCCTGAAACTAGTGATTTGTCTGTGCCACCTGCTGAAATGAAACCTTTATGTAAGTCGATGACTAGAAGAAAGACTGGGAAAGGTTTTGGCTTTTTCTGGAGAAGCAAGAGCTATTCAGTATACCAGTGTTGA
- the LOC131603503 gene encoding U-box domain-containing protein 6-like isoform X1, with the protein MMDVAAEVEENLFAVSDAKLHGQMCKTLSIVYCKVLSIFPSLEAARPRSKTGIQALCSLHVALEKAKNVLHHCSVCSKLYLAVTGDSVLLKFEKAKCALEDSLRRVEDIVPQSIGYQVQEIVNEFASVEFALDPLEKQVGDDLIALLQQGKKFDEDSESYELESFHQAATRLGITSSRAALAERRALKKLIDKARAEEDKRKESIVAYLLHLMRKYSKLFRNEFSDDTDSQGSGPCSPTVQGSNEDGVPVSHNQAFGRQLSKLSSFSFTPNNTMEPGQMALPPEELRCPISLQLMYDPVIIASGQTYERVCIEKWFGDGHNNCPKTQQNLPHLCLTPNYCVKGLVASWCEQNGIPIPEGPPESLDLNYWRLVISESESANSRSVNSVSSCKLKGVRVVPLEESCNSKEYGENEAESVSAQEEDTEQYVNFLKVLTEENNWKGKYEVVDKLRLLLRDDEEARILMGANGFVEALVLFLQSALHERNLMAQESGAMALFNIAVNNDRNKEIMLSAGVLSLLEEMISSTSSYGCATALYLNLSCLEEAKPMIGMSQAVRFLTQLLQSDYDIQYKHDSLHALYNLSTLPSNIPYLLSSGIVNGLQSLLVDQGDDCTWTEKCIAILINLATSQVGREEMVSTPGLISALASILDTDELEVQEQAVSCLLILCNRSEQCSDMVLQEGVIPALVSISVNGTSRGQEKAQKLLMLFRQQRRDESPVEAHECPPETSDLSVPPAEMKPLCKSMTRRKTGKGFGFFWRSKSYSVYQC; encoded by the exons ATGATGGATGTTGCCGCTGAGGTTGAAGAAAATCTATTTGCTGTTAGTGATGCGAAG TTACATGGACAAATGTGCAAGACTCTTTCTATAGTATATTGCAAAGTATTGTCAATATTTCCCTCTTTAGAAGCAGCTAGGCCTAGGAGTAAAACCGGAATTCAGGCATTATGTTCATTGCATGTTGCCTTGGAGAAAGCCAAGAATGTTCTTCATCATTGCTCAGTGTGCAGTAAACTTTACCTG GCTGTAACTGGGGACTCCGTTCTCCTAAAATTTGAGAAGGCTAAATGTGCTCTTGAAGATAGTCTTAGGCGGGTGGAAGATATTGTTCCACAATCCATTGGATATCAG GTTCAGGAGATTGTGAATGAATTTGCAAGTGTGGAATTTGCACTTGACCCCTTAGAGAAGCAAGTTGGTGATGATCTAATTGCATTGCTCCAGCAGGGCAAGAAGTTTGACGAAGATAGTGAAAGTTATGAGCTTGAATCTTTTCACCAGGCTGCTACTAGACTTGGAATCACATCTTCAAGAGCAGCTCTTGCCGAAAGAAGAGCTCTCAAGAAACTTATAGACAAGGCTCGGGCTGAGGAGGACAAACGAAAGGAATCAATTGTTGCATATCTTTTGCATCTTATGAGGAAGTACTCCAAGTTATTCAGAAATGAGTTTTCAGACGATACTGATTCTCAGGGTTCTGGTCCTTGTTCTCCCACTGTTCAGGGATCTAATGAGGACGGTGTTCCCGTTTCTCATAATCAGGCTTTTGGCAGACAGCTTTCAAAACTTAGTTCCTTTAGTTTCACGCCAAATAATACTATGGAGCCGGGGCAGATGGCTCTACCACCTGAGGAGTTAAGGTGTCCAATATCTCTGCAACTTATGTATGATCCAGTTATTATTGCTTCGGGGCAAACATATGAAAGGGTTTGCATAGAGAAATGGTTCGGTGATGGGCACAACAACTGCCCAAAGACCCAACAGAATCTTCCACATCTTTGCTTGACTCCTAATTACTGTGTTAAGGGTCTTGTTGCTAGTTGGTGCGAACAAAATGGAATTCCTATTCCCGAAGGCCCTCCTGAGTCTCTTGATCTTAACTACTGGAGATTGGTAATATCAGAGTCTGAGTCTGCAAATTCAAGATCTGTAAATAGTGTCAGCTCTTGCAAACTGAAGGGTGTCAGAGTGGTTCCTTTAGAAGAGAGTTGTAACTCAAAGGAATATGGGGAAAATGAAGCTGAAAGTGTATCTGCACAAGAGGAAGACACCGAGCAGTATGTTAATTTTCTGAAAGTCTTGACTGAGGAGAACAATTGGAAGGGGAAATATGAAGTGGTAGATAAGTTAAGGCTGTTGCTGAGGGATGATGAAGAAGCTAGGATTCTTATGGGGGCTAATGGGTTTGTTGAAGCACTTGTTCTGTTTTTACAATCGGCTTTACATGAAAGGAATTTGATGGCTCAGGAAAGCGGAGCAATGGCTCTTTTCAACATAGCTGTGAATAATGACAG AAATAAGGAGATTATGTTATCAGCTGGAGTTTTATCTTTGTTGGAGGAGATGATTTCTAGCACTAGTTCTTATGGTTGTGCAACTGCTCTATATCTGAATCTCTCTTGCCTTGAAGAAGCCAAACCTATGATTGGCATGAGCCAGGCTGTACGGTTCCTAACCCAGCTCCTTCAATCTGACTATGACATTCAATACAAGCATGATTCTCTCCATGCTCTCTATAATCTTTCTACTTTGCCCTCCAATATTCCATACTTACTTTCATCTGGCATTGTTAATGGCCTACAATCCCTTCTTGTAGACCAGGGTGATGATTGTACATGGACAGAAAAATGCATAGCTATTTTGATAAATTTAGCCACTTCTCAAGTTGGCAGGGAGGAAATGGTATCAACTCCTGGACTAATTAGTGCACTGGCTTCAATATTGGACACTGATGAGCTCGAAGTGCAGGAGCAAGCTGTCTCTTGCCTCCTAATTTTGTGCAATAGAAGTGAGCAGTGTTCTGATATGGTCCTGCAAGAAGGAGTTATACCTGCACTGGTATCAATATCAGTGAATGGGACCTCAAGAGGACAAGAAAAAGCTCAGAAACTCCTGATGCTGTTCCGACAGCAGCGACGAGATGAATCACCTGTTGAGGCTCACGAGTGTCCGCCTGAAACTAGTGATTTGTCTGTGCCACCTGCTGAAATGAAACCTTTATGTAAGTCGATGACTAGAAGAAAGACTGGGAAAGGTTTTGGCTTTTTCTGGAGAAGCAAGAGCTATTCAGTATACCAGTGTTGA
- the LOC131603505 gene encoding uncharacterized protein LOC131603505: MPPTTSFSQEAKTTTRMCSRQRPLHACGVSMLTIGDIAIGKTQNINGPIGSTFKNMATLAKFITPLIYTIQYQWLTFLAFIDDRILAAENITEKLFPPSSYVFDKIDEIVLMILSLPDKFDGVLNKNVPEIIQKVPFLEWMLKVVTSKMNSLVSTLRRENSSVDEKTIDVDISFCNNDSREMESGASEEYLEFPMDPSSVDSFPPIPEAENKSNVAVSCANNKKSSYKEVLLESNEKKIDNDECEDEDEGKEKKIEECESDEKIQGERNESVKYEYEYDPLMDLFESAWLMSPRRYGNQAQAQKDSFK; this comes from the exons ATGCCTCCCACCACTTCTTTTTCCCAG GAGgcaaaaacaacaacaagaatGTGTTCAAGGCAACGGCCCTTACATGCATGTGGAGTTTCAATGTTGACAATTGGTGACATTGCCATAGGAAAAACCCAAAATATCAATGGACCAATAGGTTCAACATTCAAAAACATGGCAACTTTGGCCAAATTTATCACACCTTTAATCTATACAATTCAATACCAATGGCTAACATTCCTCGCCTTCATCGACGATCGCATCCTAGCCGCCGAAAACATCACAGAGAAACTGTTTCCTCCTTCAAGCTATGTGTTTGATAAGATCGACGAAATTGTGTTGATGATACTTTCTTTGCCAGATAAATTTGATGGAGTGTTGAACAAGAATGTACCAGAAATAATCCAGAAAGTTCCGTTTTTGGAATGGATGCTGAAAGTTGTAACCTCGAAAATGAATAGTTTGGTTTCGACATTGAGACGTGAAAATTCGAGTGTGGATGAGAAAACTATAGATGTTGATATAAGTTTCTGTAATAATGATAGTAGAGAGATGGAATCAGGTGCATCTGAGGAGTACCTTGAGTTTCCAATGGATCCATCAAGTGTGGACAGTTTTCCTCCTATACCAGAGGCTGAAAATAAAAGTAATGTGGCAGTGTCTTGTGCTAACAATAAGAAAAGTTCATACAAAGAAGTGTTATTGGAGAGTAATGAGAAGAAAATAGATAATGATGAatgtgaagatgaagatgaaggaaaagagaaaaaaattgaagagTGTGAAAGTGATGAGAAAATCCAAGGTGAGAGAAATGAAAGTGTGAAATATGAATATGAGTACGATCCACTTATGGATTTGTTTGAGTCTGCATGGCTAATGAGTCCTCGGCGTTACGGGAACCAAGCACAAGCACAAAAAGATTCGTTCAAGTAA